Genomic window (Tardiphaga sp. vice304):
CGCGCAAAATCACGCAGGATGGAATCCTTGGTGTGGCGACGCACGCAGACGATATAGGGAAAGCCGAATTTCTCACGGTAGGCCTTGTTGACCCGGTCGAACGCCTGATATTCCGCCTCCGACAGGCGATCGAGCCCGACGCTGTTCTGCTCTGCGCTGGATTCCGCCGTCAGCATGTCGCCCTGCTTGGTCTTGTCGGCAAGATCGGGATGCGCCTTGATCAGAGCCAGCCGCTGACCGGGCGCGGCCTGCTCGACCACCTCGCGCATCGCCGCGAATAGTTCGGTCACGCCGGCGAACGGCCGACGCTCCGCTGCCTTTTCGGCTATCCACGGCGAGTACTCAAAGATATTCGCCAGCGCCGCGACGAAATCCGGCTTGCTGCAGGTGTTCAGCTCGGCGAGCGTTGTCTCGGTCATGGTGTTATCCGATGGCGCGGGCGTCCGCGGCGAGATGTTTCAGATGGGTGTGCCAGTGCTCGGCGATATCAAGGCGCGTCGGCACCCAGACCTTGTCGTGACTCATGATGTAATCGAGAAACCGCGCCAGCGACGCCGCACGGCCCGGCCGACCAACGACGCGGCAATGCAGGCCCACGGTCATCATCTTCGGCGAGGTCTGGCCTTCGGCGTACAAGACGTCGAACGAGTCCTTCAGGTAGGTGTAGAACTCGTCGCCGCCGCCAAAGCCCTGCGGGTTGATGAAGCGCATGTCATTGGCGTCGAGACTGTACGGGATCACCAGATGCGGCTCGTTCGGTCCCTTGATCCAGTACGGCAGGTCGTCGGCATAGGAATCGCAGAGATACTTCAGCCCGCCGGCTTCCATCAGCAGGCGCATGGTGTTGATCGAGCCGCGCCCGGTGTACCAGCCGAGCGGCGCGGCGCCGGTGGCCTGCCTGTGCACCCGGATCGCCTCGGCAATCTCGTGCCGTTCCTCGACCTCGGACATATTCCTGTGCTCGATCCACTTCAGGCTGTGGCTGGCGATGTCCCAGTGCGACTCCTGCATCGCCGCGACGATCTCGGGATTGCGCAGAAGTGCGGTGGCGACGCCGAACACCGTGGTCGGCAGCTTGCGCTCGCCGAACATCCGCCACAGCCGCCAGAAGCCGGCGCGCGAGCCATATTCGAACATCGATTCGATATTGGCGTGGCGCTGCCCCGGCCATGGCTGCGCGCCGAGCACGTCGGACAAAAACGCCTCCGAGGCAGGGTCACCGTGCAGGATGTTGTTCTCGCCGCCTTCCTCGAAATTGACCACGAACTGCACGGCGATGCGGGCGCCGCCCGGCCATTTCGGATCGGGCGGATTGCGGCCGTAGCCGCGCAGATCGCGGGGGTATTCCGTGGTCATCACACCAGCTCGAAACGCACGTCCTGCGCGCCCTTCCACAGCACGGTCTTGCCCATTTCCGGGAGTTTATCGAGGTTGGAGGTCAAGGTGATGAAATGGTTGCCGGCGAGCTGGCCCATCTTGCTGGCGAAGTGCACGCCGCTATAGGCGAGCAGGATCTCGGTCTCGCTGATGCCGCCGGGATACAGGATGATATGGCCGGGCGCGGGGTAGCTGGTGTGATTTTCGTAGCCGACGCCGAAATCGAGGTCGCCGAGCGGCATCCAGACGCCCTCGCCGCTCCAGCGCACGTGGATCGCCTGGCTGACGAACGGCATCGCCTTCTTGAAGGCGGCGACGGTTTTCGGCGCCAGTTCCTCCTCGAATTTGGCGTTGAAGGTGAAGGCGCCGACGTGGACAAGGAGCTGGCTCATAGGGGATGATCTCTTGGGAGTGGCAGGGAATGAGGCAGCCAGATTGCAGCCCGCCGGGCAAGAAGCAAGCCTCATTCCAGCACATGGGGCCGCCCCGCCGAGAGCGGCGGCAGCGCCGGACCGAGCCCGCGGTTGCGACAACTTGGCCGGCCTCCGCGGTTTTCATTGAACAGGTCGCGAGCTAAGGCGTTTGATAGCGGGCGCTCGATGCATGTTGCGGACGATCCCAGCCAGAGGTTTCCATGAGCATTGGACTGATCGCCCTCCTCGATGACATCGCAGGCCTTGCCAAAGTGGCGGCGGCCTCGGTGGACGACATCGCCGGCCAGGCTGCCAAGGCCGGCGCCAAGGCGGCCGGCGTGGTAATCGACGACGCCGCGGTGACGCCGCGCTATGTCACCGGTTTCGATGCCTCACGCGAATTGCCGATCGTGAAGAAAATCGCGATCGGCTCGCTACGTAACAAGCTGCTGTTCCTGCTGCCCGCCGCCCTCTTGATGAGCCTGTTCGCGCCATGGGCGATCACGCCCCTGCTGATGCTCGGCGGCGCCTATCTGTGCTTCGAGGGCGCCGAGAAGGTGGTCGAAGCCGTGATGCCGCACGAGGCGCCTGCCGGCGAGGTGCGGACGCTGGCGATCGATCCCAAGACGATGGAGGACGACAAGGTGGCCGGCGCCATCAAGACCGATTTCATCCTGTCGGCGGAGATCATGGCGATCACGCTGGCGGCGATTCCCGCCGGACCGTTCCTGACCCGCGCCGTGGTCCTCGCCCTCGTCGGCATCGGCATCACGCTGGTTGTCTATGGCGGCGTCGCGCTGATCGTTAAAGCCGATGACGTCGGCCTGGCGCTGGCCAAGAGCGACAAGGCGTCGGCCTGGAGCCTCGCCAAGGCCGGCTTCGGCCGCGCGCTTGTGCTTGGCATGCCCTACTTCCTGCGCGCGCTGGGCGTGGTCGGCACCGCCGCGATGATCTGGGTCGGTGGCGGCATCATCGTCCACGGCCTCATGGAATACGGCCTGCCGCAGATCGAGCATGTCATCAAAGGGCTCGCGGCCCCTGCAGCGGCAGCGGTACCTGCCGCGTCGGCAGCGGTCCACTGGATCGTTACCGCGGCGGGCTCGGGCGTAGTGGGCCTGCTGCTCGGCACCGCCCTTATCCCGGTCGCCAACTATGTCATCGCACCGGTGTGGAGCCGGCTGCGCGGCAAGGCCGCGAAGCCGGGTCACTAGATCGCCTG
Coding sequences:
- the puuE gene encoding allantoinase PuuE — translated: MTTEYPRDLRGYGRNPPDPKWPGGARIAVQFVVNFEEGGENNILHGDPASEAFLSDVLGAQPWPGQRHANIESMFEYGSRAGFWRLWRMFGERKLPTTVFGVATALLRNPEIVAAMQESHWDIASHSLKWIEHRNMSEVEERHEIAEAIRVHRQATGAAPLGWYTGRGSINTMRLLMEAGGLKYLCDSYADDLPYWIKGPNEPHLVIPYSLDANDMRFINPQGFGGGDEFYTYLKDSFDVLYAEGQTSPKMMTVGLHCRVVGRPGRAASLARFLDYIMSHDKVWVPTRLDIAEHWHTHLKHLAADARAIG
- a CDS encoding DUF3830 family protein; amino-acid sequence: MSQLLVHVGAFTFNAKFEEELAPKTVAAFKKAMPFVSQAIHVRWSGEGVWMPLGDLDFGVGYENHTSYPAPGHIILYPGGISETEILLAYSGVHFASKMGQLAGNHFITLTSNLDKLPEMGKTVLWKGAQDVRFELV
- a CDS encoding DUF808 domain-containing protein, whose protein sequence is MSIGLIALLDDIAGLAKVAAASVDDIAGQAAKAGAKAAGVVIDDAAVTPRYVTGFDASRELPIVKKIAIGSLRNKLLFLLPAALLMSLFAPWAITPLLMLGGAYLCFEGAEKVVEAVMPHEAPAGEVRTLAIDPKTMEDDKVAGAIKTDFILSAEIMAITLAAIPAGPFLTRAVVLALVGIGITLVVYGGVALIVKADDVGLALAKSDKASAWSLAKAGFGRALVLGMPYFLRALGVVGTAAMIWVGGGIIVHGLMEYGLPQIEHVIKGLAAPAAAAVPAASAAVHWIVTAAGSGVVGLLLGTALIPVANYVIAPVWSRLRGKAAKPGH